In the Puntigrus tetrazona isolate hp1 chromosome 19, ASM1883169v1, whole genome shotgun sequence genome, GAAACAGCTTGTTCACTTGAGAGTCTCAAAAAtcaacatataaaaacattttgtggaaaatatgtttatatggaattgtttttttttgttattttattatgggTGCCTATTATATGCCTATTAATGCAATTCTTTAGCCACTAATGTCTCtgaaataaaacgttttattcAAGTCATATCAAAATATGCCTTTGGCATGAAAAATGATTCAGCCTTCATCCAAAGCACACGTTCAACAAAAACATATGTGGCTCTTTAcattgcagcttttttttttcttgtattttcatTGATTAGTGCATTggtttttcattatataaatcaATTGTGATGTTACACTTTAATCAAATCcaatgtttttaacaaaaaaaaaatgattcaagGTAAAACGTCTTTGGTTTTCTCCATACATTAACATacacatttagcagatgcttttattcaaagcagtTTACAGTTTACCAACAATATATCAACCAATTTATAGCAGGTAatcaataattttataaaataaaaatttggaaGGTTACATCAGAAAGGTTACATGCATATAGTTCAGTATAAATCCATCATTTTTAAGCTGTCAGATGGGTGCTAACCTGTCTAAAAGACAAGACTTTCCTTtcagaaaaaactttttcaattaTGTAATCTGcttaattttagaaataatttagaATTCCTGTTATAAAACGCTGTCTTGAAATCAGGCTGCTGTTGTTCTTTCACACTTTAACTTCAACTGCATTTTGAGCGCAAAGATCCCTgtaatgaagaaagaaaaggcaGATTTTAAGATGAATTCAAACTAAGATCAAGATTCATTTAATAGCATTCATATTGTGAATGCATTCACATCTGTaggaagaaaaaagtaattcttCAAAAACTCACTTCATGGTAGGTTCTTTCTGTAGGACTTCTGAGGTGATATTCACAAAAGCACAGACTGGACTTTGGTTCTCGATCTTCTGTTTAAGACCATTAATTTCCTCGACCCATTTTGTCTTTTCACCTCAAAAGATCAAGAAAGGAATATAAGCATCCATTTTCTTtgttggtctatgtttgcaatCTAAGTGAAGATTTATattagtttcatttaaaatgtactgatgCTCTAGAAGGCAATGCAATTATGAATCATCCAGGTAACAACACACTGCATTAAGATTCAAGGGTATGCAAACTTCTGAACGAGTCGTCAGTTATGATTTTGTTGTGTGAAATAGCTTATACagcactaaataaaagtaattatatctgttaaaacattttacatattctGGTAGGGAAATGTCAACATATGAGGAGAACTGTaggtgtatatatttattcacacaGTATGAGTAGGTTTCTAAACGTGAAAATATTGAATTGCCTTAATTTTCGGTTTAACTATATACggtaaacatataaacatacccTCAATCTCACTCTTCTCCTTCTCCACGGCTGCAATGTCGGTACTCAACGCCgcctttaaaacacaataaagatattaagaaatgataacagaaataaactacAGCACGTGTTACATAAAAACCCCCCATTTTGTCTTAGCATGCTACATTTCCCGTGCACTAAAGCAGATaccaaaagaaaacaacaaaataattgaatatatatacacacaagaCTGACTAGTAGCCTGTTCTTTTGAATTGGCTGACAGTAATGTTGGTTATACTCGTCTGGTTACTGTCAGTCAAGCAGGTCTTGTTAAACCTGCTTTAAATCTGAGTGCCATGGTTTCCACAGCCCATatcaaacaatgtaaaaatacttcacaataCTGTATCATAATGCCATATGTCATGTACATTTTTCACTCACCTTTGAATCCGTGCACGCTTTAACTTCTTTGTCCTTTTCCTCCTTAGCAGAGTTCAACTTCCCGACCTCATCCTGAAGTTCCTTGACTTCCTTGTCCACGTCGTCAAATTCCTTCTGTGTGTGTTCAACTGCTAAGCCATAATTTTTTATATCCATatctttttctctcacttctgccTCTGAGAACTCTACTTCATTTGTTAATGTGCTCACCAATTcctttttaaagtgtatatatcCAACCAGGCCCATGatcagaaatattattaaacacagGTTTAGGGACCAGCATGACTTCCTCTCCATTGTATATGTGTCCAAAATCAGCTTTGTCAATTAATGGGTTTTATTCTCAAATTTCCTATCAGTGTTTTTCTTGTGTCCGTTTTTATATTACActaatctctttttttcagcCAAAGTGACGTAGGCCTGCATGTTATAAAAATGGGTGTTCGGTTCCTAAACGAcaatacaaacagaaaaacgaGGTGAAAACAATTAGATTGCAGTCTTGAAGGcacatttaaaaagctaattcaCAACCatgacacatttaataatatatatatatatatatatatatatatatatatatatatatatatatatatatatatatatatatatataggcctattgaataatattatttgatcattattattacaaatggtCTTAGTCACAGTTCCTTCCCATAccttagatatttattttacataattgttGATAAGGCTGCCCTTTGTTGGCTAGCTAGTCTAGCTAGTCTCCCAGCCTCGTCAAACTGTAGTTCTCTAAGTAGGTCACAACGTTAATATGCAAAACATACCGTTTCTCgcttattattttgtttagtatttttGGCATACAGTTAACTCGTTTGATAATTATTGACTATCAGTGGCGTGTACTTGTCCTTAAACGCTAATAGGAAAGTGCCCCGCGGAACTGAACGCGCGAGACTCCCGGAACCCCGCGATTTCGCCTTTTCCCGAGTGAAGTCTGTGCACGCCGTTGTACGCAAATATCTCAACATAGAAAAGGCTATGTTGGTTCAGATTTTAGCACTGCACATCCCAAAGCATGAATATGTAATTCAAATGAGTATTAGAAAATAACTGGACTCACCTTTGCCAGGTATAtaacagaataaatataaaacaacaaaaagaccaagagtaaaacaacaacttttcCTCTGTACGCCCTTATTCCTCTTACATCCTAGTACTATAGGTTCATCGTTACCTTGCCTTCTCAGTCATTCACAGATGACCAGTTTGACCAGTTAAGCAAGAAGTTTCATTTCGGTTTTCCCCTCCTCACtatgaaaagcaaacatttcaaTAAAGGTCACGTTTGATTATCACTGCCacgaaaaaacacatttgatcaTAATATAACAGCTTtcgcttttttttattgctgtgctACTGCTTTATGTTGTTCAAGTCTGACTGGATTTTGTTCGCTGGAACAGTTTGTTCTCATTTGTATCGcactttttaagtatttttgcaTCGCTGTAGCCCGTAAGCTGGCtgtaaaacatctttaaactgtaataaGAGGAAGGAGGAGTTAAGGAGGAGttgtacatataataaaaacacgTGGTCGTGTATATGGACACAAGCGGGTATGAACAACGCACGTTGTGTGACACCTTCAGCCTTTTACTGTTCTGGTCTTCCGCGTTTCCTTCAACGGCAGCTGGCACGCTCAAGGAAAACGCTAGAGAGACTTTCAATGAAATTGCAGCTCAGGTCTGCCCTCTTCTACAAGTCACAGACTCCATAGAGACGGTCAATAAACATGTATGTGGAGGTTTAAAACACGCATGGAGGAAACCAATGCATGTAGCGCATATAGCAATGCAACCAAAACCTATAAAGCGGTTAATCATTATCaagataataatttattatgagagataattattttaatttcttctaatttatattttattgcgtATTCCATTCTGAAAACGGACAAGGCAAGTCAAATACACAATTTGTCTGTTGCTGGCAAATCTTTTCGTCCTATAAAAGGCTGACAGGTAAGctgtaaagtaaaatgtaaagttcATTCAACTGTAAATTTGTAGCATAGGGATGTAGAACAGACTAGTTTGCTGTCGCGACCCCAACTTCGTAACACAATGACACATTTGCATTGCTCAGGGCCATTGTGGCACGCTGTCTCAAAGTAGTAGGCATACTGGTTCAGATGTGAATGCTTTGCAGTTGGATCTAAAAACATACCTTTTGTCGTTTTGTAACACGAAACGCATCGCATTCTTTGTCCCTACAGCTTGTGGCCCTAACTGGTTCTCCTGACTCACACAGCCTGGTATGTGCTGTGTTGATCTGCACCACACCTTGTTTTGCTGTTTACTGAATTCTCAAACTGCTATCAAAACACCTTTACTAAGGGTGTGTATTAAAGTCTGGATTTTATGCTGCATTCCTGCAGATAAGGGTTATCAGTACCAGACTGAACTTTACCGTGACGTTGTCCAATGATGTGACATCTGattattattcaaaagtttCAGCCCTAGTAACATGTTTATTAAAGGACAATAATAGACTGTGCCTAATGTCAGATGAATGTTGACAGTGGCTTTACCCCCGAACAATAACATTAAAGTTCAACTGTCTGGAAATATCAGGGTGACTGAAAAGGTACATCAGAAGATTTTTCACTCAGTGTTATTGAGCAGATGGCAGTCACATTATGTGAGTTTAGCATATCTGTATTAAACCAACCACAAACACCAGTGTAAAAGATTTTATTGTCTGTATGCAACCTAACCTAAAAATTGCCAGCGCAATATTGCACCACTAGAGGGCACGTGAATCCCACCAACCATcacattaagacatttaaagggtcaaatataatcaataaaagGTTAAGCTCTTATAAGTACAAGATCTTGCCATTCCCAGTGTGCTATATTCTGTGTATATAAAGACTAAAAGACTAACACAAGAATGATATATCAATACAATTTGTGGTGCAGGTTAAAGCCAATTTAAAACAGTGTATAATCAGTTAGTGTTTCTTCAGATTCACATAGTTGTCATTTAACTATCGTTCTTTCATTTAAAGAGacaattcacccaaaaatgtgaattatatcCTTGTATTCTCCAAACCTGTGTTAAGATGATGCTAGGAGAAGAATTgttaaacaaaattattatttaggtTTTCTTTGTGGacaaaatgtattcctgtagTTTTATCAAATCACGGTTGAACCATATTTGTCACATGggttattttaacaatgtctttactatATTTCTGTGCTTTAATCTTGGTAGTACCCTTTCTGTCTTTTAAGGTTTTAAGGGCTCTtcatttaaatatcttaattaaatcttaattaaaaatatcttagaAGAACAGAGGTCTTaggggtttggaacaacatgaacgagagtaattaataacagtattttcattttttggtaaaCCTCCCTTTTAAAATAGCTTATCTATATTGACAGTTTTTTCAGGTTAATTGGAAGATATTTCTTGGAGGAAAgactttttaattcagtgtaTTGTCCCAGTATCAAGATCACCCTGATCTGTAAATGGATTTAGTTTGTTCATGCTTCTATTTGGGtttcctacaaaaaaaaaaaagtttccaaaagTTGATATGATCCATTTCTGTGGTGAGATCTTAACAATGCTTTTGATCCAACTCTCACCATCTTCTAAATAACTCTACACTTTGTTCACACACATGgacatacatatttattgtaaCTTGTTGAAAAATCttaataatgacaattattCTGATTAAATGATATCTGATTATATTATGTGTGCATCTGTAAGATGTAGGCTAGTATACTTTAGACAATAACCAacaaagtcataaaaaaaagtattgctgGGCCAAGATTAATTGCGATTCATTGTGCTTTCACACTGGAGTCTGAAACTGATCCTTTTCTATTTACTACAAACActgcatttatacattatttcaatttaaaatccAAACATTTTCTGCACTGGCATTCTTTTTTACACCGTATGGTAATACAATCTCCTAGTGTTTAAACCCAATAAatataagcaattttttttacttttacattttagatttacaTATTAAGTTGCTCAAGTGGCAAAACATTTCAactataatgttaatataatatgctGTTCGTTTTGGGTAATTCTGCAGTTAAAAAGAACTTTGTTTTTCCTCCACAAACTGTATTTATATGATCCAGCATGTCATAAACTCACTTTATATTATTGTACTCTACTTCAGTAATTTTGCATGTCAAGTAGcatctcattttttttattcagtctaGTGAAAAATAAGGGCtgcaacatgaaaaaaaaaacctaaatctaaCTTCTAATCTAACTCATTCATCAATGTTTACAAGAAAACcccaaataaaaaagtaaaaaagaaaagaaaaacattcagcGTAATAGACGCCCTAAGTACTACTTTTTAATACGAACTAAAAAGATACAGAGAGGAGACTGGTCTACGACTTATAACATGTGTATCACATGATATCACCTGTTTCCCTCATCTATCGACCTTGAAAAAGCCGGATTGATTGGCCATTGCATTCATAAGATTGTGATTGGTTATAATGCAGAACACTGTAACACTGCGCAGCGGCGTTTTGGCCAAGTTTGTAGTCAAAAATATTGCCGATATTACGTCATTGATGACCGTGATTTCTGGAATTACGTCGATGATTCCAATTTCTGTAATTTCTTTTGGAATAAGGTAAGTACACAGctgcatgaaatatatatcactGCAAGTGGATTTTTCTGCtggatatattttatattttatcgcTAAAATCTTACATATTGTGTCTTTGACAACAAtagataaaacaacaaaattagtGGTTTATTTAGCTATTTCTTTCACAGCAGTAGTTCATTTGTTCACTGTTTCATTAATGGGAAATTTCACAAATCGGTAATCTGACTTGGAGGGAGTATTGATCCCTTACACTTCAAAGAATTTCTCACTACTCCATGCGAAAATTGTATTTGTCATGCTTTGTTTAGTAGTGGAATACAtcaagatattttatatttttctaattgCACTTCTTTACGCACGATTGCATCCCGTTATTATCAGAAGAACTGATTGGTTTGCATTAAGCCATGGGAGTACTTCTCTCATTAACTTGAGCAGCCCTCAAGAACATTGCTGCTTTGACTATCCGCTGTTTTGACGTTTGAATTAGTATCATGCAGgagtttatataaaataaaggcaGATAACATTAGGCCCTTATCTCCTTTCTTCAAGCTCTGCTTGACCCACCAGCTTTGACCCGCCTCTCGTTCCTCTTCTCTTTTATATCCATACGCAACCTCGCAGTATTTTATAGCTCCCAATCAAGACCGAAGAACAGAGTGCAAATTTGCAAAGAGGAAAGAAGGAccttttctttaatttcttttaaaaaaaacagtcatggTTTGGAAAAGCGCACTTGC is a window encoding:
- the si:ch73-347e22.8 gene encoding uncharacterized protein si:ch73-347e22.8, whose protein sequence is MERKSCWSLNLCLIIFLIMGLVGYIHFKKELVSTLTNEVEFSEAEVREKDMDIKNYGLAVEHTQKEFDDVDKEVKELQDEVGKLNSAKEEKDKEVKACTDSKAALSTDIAAVEKEKSEIEGEKTKWVEEINGLKQKIENQSPVCAFVNITSEVLQKEPTMKDLCAQNAVEVKV